aattctccaaaaatatTGAGAAGATGTCTACCACTAACAATGGCAACACATTTCATGATTCCTTAGCTGAGTGGGAAGATGAGGAACTGAAAGATGCCAAACTGTGAGAATACAAGAGACAGATGACTGAGTCtgattttgaagagaaaattagGAGATTGTTGCACATAGATAGTATGAAGAACAAACTTAGGGAACTCGAAGAAGCATCTAACTTATAAAATCTTCGTCCAGATGGATTTGGATGGAAGAAGCAGGCTTCACACCACAACcacaaaaatcaaggaaaaggAAAGGAGTGTCAAGCTCTATTCTAGAAATTCGAAGTCAAATTAAGCTTGGAGTTCCTTTCCTCTACGGCAAATAGGCAGCAGgattagaggtgggcacggcCGTCCGGCAACAcggcccggcccgccgggtTTAACCGGTCTGTATTGTAGACGAACCGATTACGGGTTGTGTCTTTCCCAACTCGTGATCCGGCGGGTCACCCGGTTCCAAACTGGGTTCCAAATACTAAAGttggtttttttagttttgtaatgtcattgttttttttttaaccaacaTTTATTGgcaaaacttatatatagatagatgtaggatatggatcaaaatattttacatatatatttaatttataaaaaaaattaagaaaccatataataaattaaaaatttatataaatcaatatgtaaaatatcaaagtatcaaacaataaattttcataaatattttaaaaaaaataattattttgttaatcgtcttttggctcataagcGCTAAGTCCCCACACATGCACATTcttaaattatcttaaatagggcactcttatttgtcacatatatattagattattttgtttcaatttataaaataaaaaataaaattacaaaaaattgttttagattatgtatatcaattataaaaacatatattagtaaaaaaggaATATCATTGAATAATGGGTGACCGGTTAGACAATGTAAAATAACTACATGGGCTTTGATTCCTGTCACACTCAGAAAGATACGTAGGTAATTTGATTCGACAAATAAACGGATTAAGTGcaagccatttattttcaaatttagtgtaatttaaaattttctatattttctgaatttttagtaattaattatcatcTTTCCCCAACTCCTTATCTTAATCTCAATATTTCCCAACTCCTACTTTTATCTTAATCtcaatttttagttaatttattttggtAGAATACCCAAATTGATCCCTGTATTATTTGAAATGtgcctttttagtccctctcgTTTTATTTGCCCTTACAAGATCCTTTTATTGTTTCAAAGAGTAAAATCAAGTCCCGACCTTAACGGACATGTGGTTTTCCGTCCATAAAAGCTGACATGGcacttatatataatatattattaaaatattatttcttaaattttgaaaaacctAATCTGGGTCAAATTTGGATAAGATCCAAAACTTAAAtgaaaattaacttttaaattaatttttatccaaCGCTAAAACCATCATCATCGTCCTACCCGCTGGCGTCGTTGCCATGGTTTCATCGTTGCAGTCGTGCCGTCATCGCCGTCGTCATCGCGCAAGAAATATCAGCCAAATTTTCTCTACACATAGGATGGCTCTTCATGCACACTAAGGATACCCCCTTCGTCGCCATCATTAACCGCCACATCGCTTCAGAACGCTAATCGTAGTCACCGCTCGGCGACCGCACTCTGCATCCACAACCGCCGTCGCCAATATGCTCATGCCAAAAATTCACCATTCAAATTCGGGACATATGGcatgaaacattaaaaaaaaaaaaaacatcaagcaTGAAACATTAGAATTATTTTCATCCATGTCAAATCACACCATGTTGAGGGATCTCTTCTTCTCAATTGGTTATGAACAAACTTAGTTATCAACATCAAACGCTCTGTGCAAACAAGAGCTCAAAACCCACAACACAAAGGCGAGAGCCCATTCAAGTATCCCACTCCTCACGTGTCATTTCCCTCTACCCTCACCGCTGGTGATGAGCAAAACAACTCGCCCCACCGCTCAACATTGCTCACATCACTCACACGTCCATCTATTCTCATCACGCAGACCTTCCTCTTTAGCTTCCCAAGTCCTGCATCTCAAAACCAAGCCAAACGATTTTTAGTACTAAAagcgagaaaaaaaaacactagcCAAATTGGAAACTCCGATTCAAACTATCTTGCATGTTTTCCTCGCCCGGAGCTCAGTCGCCACGCCGATCGAATGCTCTTCATCGTCGGGTTGGTTACAACAGGAATCTTTGAAAACTATCCTCTCTCTTCCCATCTCTCCCtctcttcattgtttttttaattgtagaaCTGGAGGCACGGGAAGAGTCGGTGAGAAAACCAGCACATGACATGATGGtggaaataatattttattaataaaatatatatataaacgccATGTCAGCTTTTATGGACGGAAAATCACATGTCCGTTAAGATCGGGACTTGATTTTACTCTTTGAAACAATAAAAGGATCTTGTAAGGGCAAATAAAACGAGAGGGACTAAAATGACACATTTCAAATAATACAGGGATCAATTTGGGTATTCTaccatttatttttgtctagaaaattttctgatttttttttttctattatttctgaattttctgaatttttctatttttttttgattttttttttaattttcagaattttttagttttttaattattttattagacgGGACAACCCGGCCCGGCCTACCGGTTCAACATGGAAGCCGGGCCTGTTCCGGACCGGCTTCCATTGACCCGGACCCGCCGGATCATAAGGGCCAACCCGGCTCGACGAGTTCTAGACCCAATCGGGCCGGGTCCGGGTTGGTGGGCCGGTGAACCGTAACCTGACGGGTCGGGTCCGTCGGGGCAATTAACGGACCCACGCCCACCTCTAGGCACCAGAGACTAGCACTTTGGCAAAGCACGTTTTCCCGCTTAGTAATAATTAGGTAGCAGTGCGATGGCTTCCCTAGGaggactctctctctctcatcttagGAACATGGTGGCTCCCTTTCTCCCCCACATTTCATggtatgcattttttttcttgggtttCCCCTCTTGTAGTGGCTACCTCcgtctgtttatttatttattttttgctttttgtactccgctttttatttattaaagctGGTGgtttttccatttaaaaaaaaaactaaaaaacattaattatggaatatatttttccaagggCACACATATACAATGAATCTCCTGAAATCATTCATAATTTCATATTGTGTATGACCCTAACCATACtaaaattcaatataaaaataaaataaaatcatcaacatggttctctattttcatttttccacaTTACATACTCATACAAATTAATACTCCAAAACGAAAAGCACTGTTTTTTCCTGACTTTTGTATAACATGTGTGTGCTCGTGAAAGAAACCCTCATTTATTACTACTGGTTAGAAACAAAGCTCTGTGTTGCACTTCCTTTATTCAATGCTTCatagattgatataaaaaactTATGATTCTATATTTCAATTCAATTTCCTTTGGTGTTTTTGAGTTCAAAtgttcaatataaaaaaaaaaatatttaaatattttggatgcCCTTTGTGGTTACACAAGATTTCTCTCCTtccaacaaatatattatttggataaaaaaaagttttacaaCAATAACCTTTCACCTTTCAAATTTGATATAATACTTCTACCATAATGATTGTAGCCATGTTCTCAACAAAGTAGGATAAGTActattcaattattaaataaatcttattcctattttagaaaaataaaaaaaaataattagatttttttattaatattaatcaagtCCAATTTTAGTTggctaaaatatatttttttaatttaatattttaaaaaattatcttacTCCCATACTCTTTTTCCGCAACCAAAAAACCATTGTTGGCATAGCAATTGGCTTGTCCCCAAAAATAGTATATGGAAAAATAAACAGAGCAGGAGATGAGTCTGGGCCGAGATCTACAGCCCAAGAGAAAGAAGGCCCAATTTAAATGGTCTATATAAATGGAGGCCCATTTAAAGAGCGACCTGAAGGCTAAAGCGATCGCAAGAGAAGGAAAGGGAGgcgcagagagagagagagagagaagatgaGGAAGTTCGATCCATGGCCGGTGTTCTTCAGGAGAGAGTGGAACCGCAACTGGCCCTTCCTCACCGGATTCGCCATCACCGGAGCCCTCATCGTGAAGCTCACCGCCGGCCTCACCGGTAGATCCATCActatctccatctccatctccatctccatctctccGATTCTTTTGCATCTTTTATTCTAAtctcttgtttttgtttcttgatttgCAGAGGAGGAAGCTAAGAATTCCAAATTCGTGCAGGAGCATAACCGGTGAGACCGATTTCCTTTGTCCTCTCAATCCCTAATTCATTTTTGCCCCAATTTGTCCATGTTTGCATGATTTgcttgcttgatttttttttattgttatatttctcttttttttaggtGTTCATTCTTAGCTCTGTATTTGTTTTAGGTTCAATCTGTGATGTTTTATGTTCTTATATTTCTTAGATTTGGGAAGCGCTTGCATTCCTGACTTATTTGGTAGACTAAATTGCATTAAAATTCGGATCTTGATGATTAAATCAGAGTGCTAGGATGGCAaagaaggaagaggaagaggagaaaGAAGGCAATTAGCAAACTAAAAATTTTGGATGGAATATGGTTGTGTGTTTATTATCCATTATTTGTCTAGGGCTTAGTGTctcaattattgtttttgtagttGTAACCCATTGCACCCATCTTTAATGGATCTAATGATGTTTAATTTAAAAGATTAAAGGGTATCATTGTATGTTTAGAAATGATTAAGAAACCTATAATTTCGAAGATTAGTGTGTGCTAATGCCTGTTTTCTAAAGGTTAGTTTTAGTCTTTATTAGTTGTGGTATGAATATGTGAAACTGGGTAAATTGCTTCTCCTCTTAGCTTAGTTATATGTCATGACTATTAGAGTTACCATCTTAGTATCATGCcagaaccaaaaaaagaaaagaaatcaagaatagAAACTTGCTCGTGAGTGCGTGTGGAAGGACAAAACTGGCTTCAGTTTAGATGTGGTGGCTTATAATCATTGTTTACTTGCTCACTAACATCTAGATTGATTGACAATATCTCCATAATCGGCTCTTTTATTAGTGATCCAGTAGTAATTAGCATTTGCTTTAGTCtggacttaaaaaaaaaaaaaatgtaatgcaACTATAGCTTTCATCgccatattattttatttttgtcaaggGTCTGCCTTGCAACACTATCTGGATATTGCATGCCGATGCAAATCCTCTATTAATTCTTCACATTAATGCATGACCTAAACAATGTCAATCTCGCCTATTTGCGTGCTAACGATCATTATCTTCTCTCTTCCAGGTGAATATCTTGTGGGTGAGTTGGGTTTGGACTGTGTTTCTCCATGTCATAAGACCATGGACCTATTTTCTTCTGAAAGTATTTTCCTTGGTTTGTTATGTTACTATGTTTTGACTTCTTAGTGTTTTTGTTCTGGAAATAAGCCACTGTTAACTCTGCTATAATATGCGACTTCCAGTGTGTTGATGTTTAATCTCTTTTACAAAGTTTGGTTTGCCTTCTTTTATCAATTGAATCcgtttcatgtttttattagcACTGTTTTATCTCTTCATTGATGAATTTTATGAACATCTGCTCTTTAAATTTAAGACATTCTCAGGTAATCATGTCAAACAAGCTGTGATTTCAGGGAATGTCTGCATTAATGCTTATTTCGATTCAATTTTAAGTTCTAAATTTTTTGCTACAAAGAGATGTATAGACAACTTATAGTATAGCTTCATATGCGGGATTCGGAATAGAGTCCCAATGTGACATATCAGTTATATTCCAGCAGGCCTTCCACTTTTCCGTGGATCGCTAACAGCAGTGAGCATCCCATAGAAAACACTGTTTTTTCCTAGTGGCGCGGCTTTCCTCTTGTTTATGTCGACCGGATTTGTAAGGTTATGTACAACAAGCTGGGAGAATCCCCCTCCTGACATTCCCTTGACTTGGTGACCCCTCTCCTCCAAGAAAACCTTGGCTTTCTCCATGAACTCTATATGATCACCATTCACCGTCGTCCAGTTCTCATAAGTCACCACATTAGGTATTAGCTGCATAGTATACCACAATGACATGACACATTAGGTCACTCGGAACAACACATGATAGTATGACGTTGCGATGAAACTTACATGATGATAAACCCGTGGATGCTGAATAGCAGCTAGAGGTTCCATCCCCAGTATATAATGTTTTATGAAAACCTGGGTTACGGCCGGTATTATATAAATTCCACCACTGGCTCCGACAACGCCTGCAAGTTGGTTGTCCTGCGAATTTGATAGGACTTTTTAGTGCATAATTGCAGGCAAAAACGTTGCTATTTAAGTTCAGAGATAGATTGCCTTGAGGATGATAACAGGAGTCATGGAGGACAGTGGCCTCTTCCCTGGTTCAATGAAGTTGGCAGGAGATGGTGGGAGTTCGTCGGGAGTTGGTTCTCCAGGAACTGAGAAATCGTTCATCTCATTGTTAAGCACAATGCCAGTGGACGGTGACTGTACCTTCGCGCCGAAGTAATAGTTTACGGTACTTGTCATAGCTACCGCATTCCTTTCAGCATCCACAATGGAAACATGGCTGGTTCCATGGTCATCCAACTGATTCCACCTATAAATACAGTTCAATCTCTTCAGCAATCAGTGTGATAGTAGTTTTATATCAATGGTATTGAACGGATGAAAATGTACTTAAACCTGTCTAGATAATAGCTAGGATCAAATGTTGTGTTATCAAGTATCTTGTGTCTGATCTTCTCTGCAAAAGAGGATGAAAGCATCAGGGACTCATATTTTGTTGCGTCGACAAAATCAGGGTCACCGAGGTTCATCCTTATAGCTAACATATGCTTCAATGCTTCGATAAAACGATGGAGACCAAGGAGGCCTTTCAGAGCATCCGACGAACCGTAGCTacctaaaatattcaaaatctgATTGACAAACCATGAGAGCCAGAACACAAACTGTCACTGAAAAATGCAAGAGTATATACAAAGAATAGCTAGCTTACCAGAGTCATTCCAATAGTTCCACTGGAGGGAAGAGGCATGCCAAGTACTGTGAAACCCAATGCCTTAGTTTCCATAGCCTTTGTGATCTTTACTCTATACTGTCTCATATCCTCCATTGTGATAATACCCCCagcattcttcacatcctcAACTAATTTTTCAGCAATAGTTCCATTGTACAATACTTGTGGTCCCTCATCAGCAATGATTTCCAATGTGCTAGCAAGCTGAGAGTTGTAACAAGTATTGGTGGCCTGCAACAATTTCCCTTTGGGTGCATACACTTGCCTCAAACCAGGGTCTGCCATTATAGCATCCTCTGAGTCTTTGAGAATGGATTCAAAGTAGGGTGTTACTGTAAAGCCATCTCTGGCTAGTTTTATTGATGGTTGAAAGAGAGACTTCCAAGTGAGTTTGCCATATTTCAACCAAGCTGCATGGAGTCCGGTTATTTCTCCTGGCACTCCTGCTGAGAGTGCTCCTCTGATCTTGGAGGATGGATTTTTGGCATACATGTTCTGTTGCAATATGTAGCATTGTTTGGCATGAGAAACATATTGAGAATATCACTGCATCATATACTTCTAATCATGCTAATGGATacccttaattttattttcatcaaatcatTGGCCGAGTGGGTATTATGCATGGTAATCCATGTTGACTGTACACGTAAgccaaaatcatcaaatatatatgtgcGTGTGTATTCTgaatttttattcatatatattatcacttaacaaatataattttttcttaataaaatgtaaatatatgtatttttaataattttactaataattttaatagataaaaaaaactatctaATAActagctaataatttttttttaagataaaatatgaattttgaatCTCTATTTTTGACAAAATACCAACACTTTAAACAAGAGATTAGatgcaaatatatcaaaaagtTCATTGCCCTAGTCGACTAAATGAattataatgttttattattatattaaaaaaatattttaatattattttagataatatttatttacatctgtatattttaaaaatatttgacatgGACACTCAAACAAGACGAAgatcaaatttattatataaatatccaAGAATTGAAGAATGAGATGTCC
The DNA window shown above is from Dioscorea cayenensis subsp. rotundata cultivar TDr96_F1 chromosome 12, TDr96_F1_v2_PseudoChromosome.rev07_lg8_w22 25.fasta, whole genome shotgun sequence and carries:
- the LOC120273667 gene encoding uncharacterized protein LOC120273667; this translates as MRKFDPWPVFFRREWNRNWPFLTGFAITGALIVKLTAGLTEEEAKNSKFVQEHNR
- the LOC120273666 gene encoding glutathione hydrolase 3-like, which produces MESSADLEATLLGDRSPERRTRATIAAVSLIVLGLGFILVFTVFQIDHNDGQIWRRDEPRLRLERKEEVESEVGVVAADDGRCSEIGVSMLKLGGHAVDAAVATALCLGVVHPMSSGIGGGAFMVVRSSDGGDAEAFDSRETAPAAASQNMYAKNPSSKIRGALSAGVPGEITGLHAAWLKYGKLTWKSLFQPSIKLARDGFTVTPYFESILKDSEDAIMADPGLRQVYAPKGKLLQATNTCYNSQLASTLEIIADEGPQVLYNGTIAEKLVEDVKNAGGIITMEDMRQYRVKITKAMETKALGFTVLGMPLPSSGTIGMTLILNILGSYGSSDALKGLLGLHRFIEALKHMLAIRMNLGDPDFVDATKYESLMLSSSFAEKIRHKILDNTTFDPSYYLDRWNQLDDHGTSHVSIVDAERNAVAMTSTVNYYFGAKVQSPSTGIVLNNEMNDFSVPGEPTPDELPPSPANFIEPGKRPLSSMTPVIILKDNQLAGVVGASGGIYIIPAVTQVFIKHYILGMEPLAAIQHPRVYHHLIPNVVTYENWTTVNGDHIEFMEKAKVFLEERGHQVKGMSGGGFSQLVVHNLTNPVDINKRKAAPLGKNSVFYGMLTAVSDPRKSGRPAGI